A single Cyclopterus lumpus isolate fCycLum1 chromosome 15, fCycLum1.pri, whole genome shotgun sequence DNA region contains:
- the eif4ebp2 gene encoding LOW QUALITY PROTEIN: eukaryotic translation initiation factor 4E-binding protein 2 (The sequence of the model RefSeq protein was modified relative to this genomic sequence to represent the inferred CDS: inserted 1 base in 1 codon), with the protein MSTSRQLSECRAIPXRTVLINDTTQLPHDYCTTPGGTLFSTTPGGTRIIYDRKFLLDRRNSPIAQTPPAHLPVIPGVTSQNVLRENKKNEANNHINNHDGKPTTGDDAQFEMDI; encoded by the exons ATGTCGACCAGTCGTCAGCTTAGCGAGTGCAGGGCCATCC ACAGGACGGTGTTGATCAACGACACAACGCAGCTACCTCATGACTATTGCACCACCCCTGGAGGCACTTTATTCTCTACCACTCCCGGAG GAACCCGGATCATCTACGATCGTAAGTTCCTCCTGGACAGGCGTAATTCTCCCATTGCCCAGACTCCCCCAGCTCACCTGCCTGTCATCCCCGGAGTGACCAGCCAAAATGTCCTgagagagaacaagaagaatGAAGCCAACAACCACATCAACAACCATGATGGCAAGCCCACAACCG gtGATGATGCTCAGTTTGAAATGGACATCTAA